A part of Dreissena polymorpha isolate Duluth1 chromosome 13, UMN_Dpol_1.0, whole genome shotgun sequence genomic DNA contains:
- the LOC127855832 gene encoding uncharacterized protein LOC127855832 isoform X30, whose amino-acid sequence MQVISMTISFICIVTGICMQVISMTISFICMVTGICMQVISMTISFICIVTGICMQVISMTISFICMVTGICMQVISMTISFICIVTGICMQVISMTISFICMVTGICMQVISMTISFICIVTGICMQVISMTISFICMVTGICMQVISMTISFICIVTGICMQVISMTISFICIVTGICMQVISMTISFICIVTGICMQVISMTISFICIVTGICMQVISMTISFICMVTGICMQVISMTISFICMVTGICMQVISMTISFICIVTGICMQVISMTISFICMVTGICMQVISMTISFICMVTGICMQVISMTISFICIVTGICMQVISMTISFICIVTGICMQVISMTISFMIKTMDEISY is encoded by the exons atgcaagtcataagtatgactatcagtttcatatgtatagtaacaggtatatgtatgcaagtcattagtatgactatcagtttcatatgtatggtaacag gtatatgtatgcaagtcataagtatgactatcagtttcatatgtatagtaacaggtatatgtatgcaagtcattagtatgactatcagtttcatatgtatggtaacaggtatatgtatgcaagtcataagtatgactatcagtttcatatgtatagtaacag gtatatgtatgcaagtcattagtatgactatcagtttcatatgtatggtaacaggtatatgtatgcaagtcataagtatgactatcagtttcatatgtatagtaacag gtatatgtatgcaagtcattagtatgactatcagtttcatatgtatggtaacaggtatatgtatgcaagtcataagtatgactatcagtttcatatgtatagtaacaggtatatgtatgcaagtcattagtatgactatcagtttcatatgtatagtaacaggtatatgtatgcaagtcattagtatgactatcagtttcatatgtatagtaacaggtatatgtatgcaagtcattagtatgactatcagtttcatatgtatagtaacaggtatatgtatgcaagtcattaGTATGACTATCAGTTTTATATGTATggtaacag gtatatgtatgcaagtcattagtatgactatcagtttcatatgtatggtaacaggtatatgtatgcaagtcataagtatgactatcagtttcatatgtatagtaacag gtatatgtatgcaagtcattagtatgactatcagtttcatatgtatggtaacaggtatatgtatgcaagtcattagtatgactatcagtttcatatgtatggtaacaggtatatgtatgcaagtcattagtatgactatcagtttcatatgtatagtaacaggtatatgtatgcaagtcattagtatgactatcagtttcatatgtatagtaacaggtatatgtatgcaagtcattagtatgactatcagtttcatGATAAAAACCATGGATGAGATAAGTTATTAA
- the LOC127855832 gene encoding uncharacterized protein LOC127855832 isoform X6 → MQVISMTISFICIVTGICMQVISMTISFICMVTGICMQVISMTISFICIVTGICMQVISMTISFICMVTGICMQVISMTISFICIVTGICMQVISMTISFICMVTGICMQVISMTISFICIVTGICMQVISMTISFICIVTGICMQVISMTISFICMVTGICMQVISMTISFICIVTGICMQVISMTISFICMVTGICMQVISMTISFICIVTGICMQVISMTISFICMVTGICMQVISMTISFICMVTGICMQVISMTISFICMVTGICMQVISMTISFICIVTGICMQVISMTISFICIVTGICMQVISMTISFICIVTGICMQVISMTISFICIVTGICMQVISMTISFICMVTGICMQVISMTISFICMVTGICMQVISMTISFICIVTGICMQVISMTISFICMVTGICMQVISMTISFICMVTGICMQVISMTISFICIVTGICMQVISMTISFICIVTGICMQVISMTISFMIKTMDEISY, encoded by the exons atgcaagtcataagtatgactatcagtttcatatgtatagtaacaggtatatgtatgcaagtcattagtatgactatcagtttcatatgtatggtaacag gtatatgtatgcaagtcataagtatgactatcagtttcatatgtatagtaacaggtatatgtatgcaagtcattagtatgactatcagtttcatatgtatggtaacaggtatatgtatgcaagtcataagtatgactatcagtttcatatgtatagtaacag gtatatgtatgcaagtcattagtatgactatcagtttcatatgtatggtaacaggtatatgtatgcaagtcataagtatgactatcagtttcatatgtatagtaacaggtatatgtatgcaagtcattagtatgactatcagtttcatatgtatagtaacaggtatatgtatgcaagtcattagtatgactatcagtttcatatgtatggtaacag gtatatgtatgcaagtcattagtatgactatcagtttcatatgtatagtaacaggtatatgtatgcaagtcattaGTATGACTATCAGTTTTATATGTATggtaacag gtatatgtatgcaagtcataagtatgactatcagtttcatatgtatagTAACAG gtatatgtatgcaagtcataagtatgactatcagtttcatatgtatggtaacaggtatatgtatgcaagtcattagtatgactatcagtttcatatgtatggtaacaggtatatgtatgcaagtcattagtatgactatcagtttcatatgtatggtaacaggtatatgtatgcaagtcataagtatgactatcagtttcatatgtatagtaacaggtatatgtatgcaagtcattagtatgactatcagtttcatatgtatagtaacaggtatatgtatgcaagtcattagtatgactatcagtttcatatgtatagtaacaggtatatgtatgcaagtcattagtatgactatcagtttcatatgtatagtaacaggtatatgtatgcaagtcattaGTATGACTATCAGTTTTATATGTATggtaacag gtatatgtatgcaagtcattagtatgactatcagtttcatatgtatggtaacaggtatatgtatgcaagtcataagtatgactatcagtttcatatgtatagtaacag gtatatgtatgcaagtcattagtatgactatcagtttcatatgtatggtaacaggtatatgtatgcaagtcattagtatgactatcagtttcatatgtatggtaacaggtatatgtatgcaagtcattagtatgactatcagtttcatatgtatagtaacaggtatatgtatgcaagtcattagtatgactatcagtttcatatgtatagtaacaggtatatgtatgcaagtcattagtatgactatcagtttcatGATAAAAACCATGGATGAGATAAGTTATTAA
- the LOC127855832 gene encoding uncharacterized protein LOC127855832 isoform X12, which produces MQVISMTISFICIVTGICMQVISMTISFICMVTGICMQVISMTISFICIVTGICMQVISMTISFICMVTGICMQVISMTISFICIVTGICMQVISMTISFICMVTGICMQVISMTISFICIVTGICMQVISMTISFICIVTGICMQVISMTISFICMVTGICMQVISMTISFICIVTGICMQVISMTISFICMVTGICMQVISMTISFICIVTGICMQVISMTISFICMVTGICMQVISMTISFICMVTGICMQVISMTISFICIVTGICMQVISMTISFICIVTGICMQVISMTISFICIVTGICMQVISMTISFICIVTGICMQVISMTISFICMVTGICMQVISMTISFICMVTGICMQVISMTISFICIVTGICMQVISMTISFICMVTGICMQVISMTISFICMVTGICMQVISMTISFICIVTGICMQVISMTISFICIVTGICMQVISMTISFMIKTMDEISY; this is translated from the exons atgcaagtcataagtatgactatcagtttcatatgtatagtaacaggtatatgtatgcaagtcattagtatgactatcagtttcatatgtatggtaacag gtatatgtatgcaagtcataagtatgactatcagtttcatatgtatagtaacaggtatatgtatgcaagtcattagtatgactatcagtttcatatgtatggtaacaggtatatgtatgcaagtcataagtatgactatcagtttcatatgtatagtaacag gtatatgtatgcaagtcattagtatgactatcagtttcatatgtatggtaacaggtatatgtatgcaagtcataagtatgactatcagtttcatatgtatagtaacaggtatatgtatgcaagtcattagtatgactatcagtttcatatgtatagtaacaggtatatgtatgcaagtcattagtatgactatcagtttcatatgtatggtaacag gtatatgtatgcaagtcattagtatgactatcagtttcatatgtatagtaacaggtatatgtatgcaagtcattaGTATGACTATCAGTTTTATATGTATggtaacag gtatatgtatgcaagtcataagtatgactatcagtttcatatgtatagTAACAG gtatatgtatgcaagtcattagtatgactatcagtttcatatgtatggtaacaggtatatgtatgcaagtcattagtatgactatcagtttcatatgtatggtaacaggtatatgtatgcaagtcataagtatgactatcagtttcatatgtatagtaacaggtatatgtatgcaagtcattagtatgactatcagtttcatatgtatagtaacaggtatatgtatgcaagtcattagtatgactatcagtttcatatgtatagtaacaggtatatgtatgcaagtcattagtatgactatcagtttcatatgtatagtaacaggtatatgtatgcaagtcattaGTATGACTATCAGTTTTATATGTATggtaacag gtatatgtatgcaagtcattagtatgactatcagtttcatatgtatggtaacaggtatatgtatgcaagtcataagtatgactatcagtttcatatgtatagtaacag gtatatgtatgcaagtcattagtatgactatcagtttcatatgtatggtaacaggtatatgtatgcaagtcattagtatgactatcagtttcatatgtatggtaacaggtatatgtatgcaagtcattagtatgactatcagtttcatatgtatagtaacaggtatatgtatgcaagtcattagtatgactatcagtttcatatgtatagtaacaggtatatgtatgcaagtcattagtatgactatcagtttcatGATAAAAACCATGGATGAGATAAGTTATTAA
- the LOC127855832 gene encoding uncharacterized protein LOC127855832 isoform X16: protein MQVISMTISFICIVTGICMQVISMTISFICMVTGICMQVISMTISFICIVTGICMQVISMTISFICMVTGICMQVISMTISFICIVTGICMQVISMTISFICMVTGICMQVISMTISFICIVTGICMQVISMTISFICIVTGICMQVISMTISFICIVTGICMQVISMTISFICMVTGICMQVISMTISFICMVTGICMQVISMTISFICMVTGICMQVISMTISFICIVTGICMQVISMTISFICIVTGICMQVISMTISFICIVTGICMQVISMTISFICIVTGICMQVISMTISFICMVTGICMQVISMTISFICMVTGICMQVISMTISFICIVTGICMQVISMTISFICMVTGICMQVISMTISFICMVTGICMQVISMTISFICIVTGICMQVISMTISFICIVTGICMQVISMTISFMIKTMDEISY, encoded by the exons atgcaagtcataagtatgactatcagtttcatatgtatagtaacaggtatatgtatgcaagtcattagtatgactatcagtttcatatgtatggtaacag gtatatgtatgcaagtcataagtatgactatcagtttcatatgtatagtaacaggtatatgtatgcaagtcattagtatgactatcagtttcatatgtatggtaacaggtatatgtatgcaagtcataagtatgactatcagtttcatatgtatagtaacag gtatatgtatgcaagtcattagtatgactatcagtttcatatgtatggtaacag gtatatgtatgcaagtcattagtatgactatcagtttcatatgtatagtaacaggtatatgtatgcaagtcattagtatgactatcagtttcatatgtatagtaacaggtatatgtatgcaagtcataagtatgactatcagtttcatatgtatagTAACAG gtatatgtatgcaagtcataagtatgactatcagtttcatatgtatggtaacaggtatatgtatgcaagtcattagtatgactatcagtttcatatgtatggtaacaggtatatgtatgcaagtcattagtatgactatcagtttcatatgtatggtaacaggtatatgtatgcaagtcataagtatgactatcagtttcatatgtatagtaacaggtatatgtatgcaagtcattagtatgactatcagtttcatatgtatagtaacaggtatatgtatgcaagtcattagtatgactatcagtttcatatgtatagtaacaggtatatgtatgcaagtcattagtatgactatcagtttcatatgtatagtaacaggtatatgtatgcaagtcattaGTATGACTATCAGTTTTATATGTATggtaacag gtatatgtatgcaagtcattagtatgactatcagtttcatatgtatggtaacaggtatatgtatgcaagtcataagtatgactatcagtttcatatgtatagtaacag gtatatgtatgcaagtcattagtatgactatcagtttcatatgtatggtaacaggtatatgtatgcaagtcattagtatgactatcagtttcatatgtatggtaacaggtatatgtatgcaagtcattagtatgactatcagtttcatatgtatagtaacaggtatatgtatgcaagtcattagtatgactatcagtttcatatgtatagtaacaggtatatgtatgcaagtcattagtatgactatcagtttcatGATAAAAACCATGGATGAGATAAGTTATTAA
- the LOC127855832 gene encoding uncharacterized protein LOC127855832 isoform X31, protein MQVISMTISFICIVTGICMQVISMTISFICMVTGICMQVISMTISFICIVTGICMQVISMTISFICMVTGICMQVISMTISFICIVTGICMQVISMTISFICMVTGICMQVISMTISFICIVTGICMQVISMTISFICIVTGICMQVISMTISFICMVTGICMQVISMTISFICIVTGICMQVISMTISFICIVTGICMQVISMTISFICIVTGICMQVISMTISFICMVTGICMQVISMTISFICMVTGICMQVISMTISFICIVTGICMQVISMTISFICMVTGICMQVISMTISFICMVTGICMQVISMTISFICIVTGICMQVISMTISFICIVTGICMQVISMTISFMIKTMDEISY, encoded by the exons atgcaagtcataagtatgactatcagtttcatatgtatagtaacaggtatatgtatgcaagtcattagtatgactatcagtttcatatgtatggtaacag gtatatgtatgcaagtcataagtatgactatcagtttcatatgtatagtaacaggtatatgtatgcaagtcattagtatgactatcagtttcatatgtatggtaacaggtatatgtatgcaagtcataagtatgactatcagtttcatatgtatagtaacag gtatatgtatgcaagtcattagtatgactatcagtttcatatgtatggtaacaggtatatgtatgcaagtcataagtatgactatcagtttcatatgtatagtaacaggtatatgtatgcaagtcattagtatgactatcagtttcatatgtatagtaacaggtatatgtatgcaagtcattagtatgactatcagtttcatatgtatggtaacag gtatatgtatgcaagtcattagtatgactatcagtttcatatgtatagtaacaggtatatgtatgcaagtcattagtatgactatcagtttcatatgtatagtaacaggtatatgtatgcaagtcattagtatgactatcagtttcatatgtatagtaacaggtatatgtatgcaagtcattaGTATGACTATCAGTTTTATATGTATggtaacag gtatatgtatgcaagtcattagtatgactatcagtttcatatgtatggtaacaggtatatgtatgcaagtcataagtatgactatcagtttcatatgtatagtaacag gtatatgtatgcaagtcattagtatgactatcagtttcatatgtatggtaacaggtatatgtatgcaagtcattagtatgactatcagtttcatatgtatggtaacaggtatatgtatgcaagtcattagtatgactatcagtttcatatgtatagtaacaggtatatgtatgcaagtcattagtatgactatcagtttcatatgtatagtaacaggtatatgtatgcaagtcattagtatgactatcagtttcatGATAAAAACCATGGATGAGATAAGTTATTAA
- the LOC127855832 gene encoding uncharacterized protein LOC127855832 isoform X38, whose protein sequence is MQVISMTISFICIVTGICMQVISMTISFICMVTGICMQVISMTISFICIVTGICMQVISMTISFICMVTGICMQVISMTISFICIVTGICMQVISMTISFICMVTGICMQVISMTISFICIVTGICMQVISMTISFICIVTGICMQVISMTISFICMVTGICMQVISMTISFICIVTGICMQVISMTISFICIVTGICMQVISMTISFICMVTGICMQVISMTISFICMVTGICMQVISMTISFICIVTGICMQVISMTISFICMVTGICMQVISMTISFICMVTGICMQVISMTISFICIVTGICMQVISMTISFICIVTGICMQVISMTISFMIKTMDEISY, encoded by the exons atgcaagtcataagtatgactatcagtttcatatgtatagtaacaggtatatgtatgcaagtcattagtatgactatcagtttcatatgtatggtaacag gtatatgtatgcaagtcataagtatgactatcagtttcatatgtatagtaacaggtatatgtatgcaagtcattagtatgactatcagtttcatatgtatggtaacaggtatatgtatgcaagtcataagtatgactatcagtttcatatgtatagtaacag gtatatgtatgcaagtcattagtatgactatcagtttcatatgtatggtaacaggtatatgtatgcaagtcataagtatgactatcagtttcatatgtatagtaacaggtatatgtatgcaagtcattagtatgactatcagtttcatatgtatagtaacaggtatatgtatgcaagtcattagtatgactatcagtttcatatgtatggtaacag gtatatgtatgcaagtcattagtatgactatcagtttcatatgtatagtaacaggtatatgtatgcaagtcattagtatgactatcagtttcatatgtatagtaacaggtatatgtatgcaagtcattaGTATGACTATCAGTTTTATATGTATggtaacag gtatatgtatgcaagtcattagtatgactatcagtttcatatgtatggtaacaggtatatgtatgcaagtcataagtatgactatcagtttcatatgtatagtaacag gtatatgtatgcaagtcattagtatgactatcagtttcatatgtatggtaacaggtatatgtatgcaagtcattagtatgactatcagtttcatatgtatggtaacaggtatatgtatgcaagtcattagtatgactatcagtttcatatgtatagtaacaggtatatgtatgcaagtcattagtatgactatcagtttcatatgtatagtaacaggtatatgtatgcaagtcattagtatgactatcagtttcatGATAAAAACCATGGATGAGATAAGTTATTAA
- the LOC127855832 gene encoding uncharacterized protein LOC127855832 isoform X46: protein MQVISMTISFICIVTGICMQVISMTISFICMVTGICMQVISMTISFICIVTGICMQVISMTISFICMVTGICMQVISMTISFICIVTGICMQVISMTISFICMVTGICMQVISMTISFICIVTGICMQVISMTISFICIVTGICMQVISMTISFICMVTGICMQVISMTISFICMVTGICMQVISMTISFICMVTGICMQVISMTISFICIVTGICMQVISMTISFICMVTGICMQVISMTISFICMVTGICMQVISMTISFICIVTGICMQVISMTISFICIVTGICMQVISMTISFMIKTMDEISY, encoded by the exons atgcaagtcataagtatgactatcagtttcatatgtatagtaacaggtatatgtatgcaagtcattagtatgactatcagtttcatatgtatggtaacag gtatatgtatgcaagtcataagtatgactatcagtttcatatgtatagtaacaggtatatgtatgcaagtcattagtatgactatcagtttcatatgtatggtaacaggtatatgtatgcaagtcataagtatgactatcagtttcatatgtatagtaacag gtatatgtatgcaagtcattagtatgactatcagtttcatatgtatggtaacaggtatatgtatgcaagtcataagtatgactatcagtttcatatgtatagtaacaggtatatgtatgcaagtcattagtatgactatcagtttcatatgtatagtaacaggtatatgtatgcaagtcattagtatgactatcagtttcatatgtatggtaacag gtatatgtatgcaagtcattagtatgactatcagtttcatatgtatggtaacag gtatatgtatgcaagtcattagtatgactatcagtttcatatgtatggtaacaggtatatgtatgcaagtcataagtatgactatcagtttcatatgtatagtaacag gtatatgtatgcaagtcattagtatgactatcagtttcatatgtatggtaacaggtatatgtatgcaagtcattagtatgactatcagtttcatatgtatggtaacaggtatatgtatgcaagtcattagtatgactatcagtttcatatgtatagtaacaggtatatgtatgcaagtcattagtatgactatcagtttcatatgtatagtaacaggtatatgtatgcaagtcattagtatgactatcagtttcatGATAAAAACCATGGATGAGATAAGTTATTAA
- the LOC127855832 gene encoding uncharacterized protein LOC127855832 isoform X1 — MQVISMTISFICIVTGICMQVISMTISFICMVTGICMQVISMTISFICIVTGICMQVISMTISFICMVTGICMQVISMTISFICIVTGICMQVISMTISFICMVTGICMQVISMTISFICIVTGICMQVISMTISFICIVTGICMQVISMTISFICMVTGICMQVISMTISFICIVTGICMQVISMTISFICMVTGICMQVISMTISFICMVTGICMQVISMTISFICIVTGICMQVISMTISFICIVTGICMQVISMTISFICIVTGICMQVISMTISFICMVTGICMQVISMTISFICMVTGICMQVISMTISFICMVTGICMQVISMTISFICIVTGICMQVISMTISFICIVTGICMQVISMTISFICIVTGICMQVISMTISFICIVTGICMQVISMTISFICMVTGICMQVISMTISFICMVTGICMQVISMTISFICIVTGICMQVISMTISFICMVTGICMQVISMTISFICMVTGICMQVISMTISFICIVTGICMQVISMTISFICIVTGICMQVISMTISFMIKTMDEISY, encoded by the exons atgcaagtcataagtatgactatcagtttcatatgtatagtaacaggtatatgtatgcaagtcattagtatgactatcagtttcatatgtatggtaacag gtatatgtatgcaagtcataagtatgactatcagtttcatatgtatagtaacaggtatatgtatgcaagtcattagtatgactatcagtttcatatgtatggtaacaggtatatgtatgcaagtcataagtatgactatcagtttcatatgtatagtaacag gtatatgtatgcaagtcattagtatgactatcagtttcatatgtatggtaacaggtatatgtatgcaagtcataagtatgactatcagtttcatatgtatagtaacaggtatatgtatgcaagtcattagtatgactatcagtttcatatgtatagtaacaggtatatgtatgcaagtcattagtatgactatcagtttcatatgtatggtaacag gtatatgtatgcaagtcattagtatgactatcagtttcatatgtatagtaacaggtatatgtatgcaagtcattaGTATGACTATCAGTTTTATATGTATggtaacaggtatatgtatgcaagtcattagtatgactatcagtttcatatgtatggtaacag gtatatgtatgcaagtcattagtatgactatcagtttcatatgtatagtaacaggtatatgtatgcaagtcattagtatgactatcagtttcatatgtatagtaacaggtatatgtatgcaagtcataagtatgactatcagtttcatatgtatagTAACAG gtatatgtatgcaagtcataagtatgactatcagtttcatatgtatggtaacaggtatatgtatgcaagtcattagtatgactatcagtttcatatgtatggtaacaggtatatgtatgcaagtcattagtatgactatcagtttcatatgtatggtaacaggtatatgtatgcaagtcataagtatgactatcagtttcatatgtatagtaacaggtatatgtatgcaagtcattagtatgactatcagtttcatatgtatagtaacaggtatatgtatgcaagtcattagtatgactatcagtttcatatgtatagtaacaggtatatgtatgcaagtcattagtatgactatcagtttcatatgtatagtaacaggtatatgtatgcaagtcattaGTATGACTATCAGTTTTATATGTATggtaacag gtatatgtatgcaagtcattagtatgactatcagtttcatatgtatggtaacaggtatatgtatgcaagtcataagtatgactatcagtttcatatgtatagtaacag gtatatgtatgcaagtcattagtatgactatcagtttcatatgtatggtaacaggtatatgtatgcaagtcattagtatgactatcagtttcatatgtatggtaacaggtatatgtatgcaagtcattagtatgactatcagtttcatatgtatagtaacaggtatatgtatgcaagtcattagtatgactatcagtttcatatgtatagtaacaggtatatgtatgcaagtcattagtatgactatcagtttcatGATAAAAACCATGGATGAGATAAGTTATTAA